A single window of Oreochromis aureus strain Israel breed Guangdong linkage group 7, ZZ_aureus, whole genome shotgun sequence DNA harbors:
- the LOC116326205 gene encoding SH2 domain-containing protein 7 translates to MFAEMTPGSNHTVTISRKGIERNCCLLYRQQYPRIEKVCRVSQSRPKDQKQTKSPCIRTYLKFCFKDRTRMEQKDTTGDPNADGTEVRLRELTSKWFIETQVPLMVNNGLLPAWFLGFITRRDAEEILKERELGCFLIRLSEKAIGYILSYRGRDRCRHFVINQNEMGQFVVYGDTEVHDTVPSLVDYYKTSPIEPYGEYLTNSCFEALDEDLYDVIQISPKEKPVAAVSAVKNRQRKQINSSLDEQPKRPPKGNRTHEEGPPLPRRSRHLDSATNNEHEGVLYAQLRKQSPRVTPRDQHMHQDSLPRPNSSSTSKDQINGRCSPPSHPESVYSELSILDSKSRSLPLLDSSSDGEQSYRLNAPPDTPPRLSPRPVRQGNGSSSQSERTDLGSRPSSSHSLDYLSDNAVYHLAGRPGSPHTTSFDTRLSIPEERTDSVYAEVPGEAPADFTYEPIRGHKEPINPKASSNTYEPLEDMRRKQTNSSWGFKNDKWKWLFPENKKKW, encoded by the exons ATGTTTGCTGAAATGACACCAGGTTCAAACCACACAGTGACAATCTCAAGGAAAG ggatTGAAAGGAATTGCTGTTTACTTTACAGACAACAGTATCCCAGAATTGAAAAGGTGTGCCGCGTTTCACAGTCGAGACCAAAGGatcaaaaacagacaaaatccCCCTGCATTAGGACCTATTTAAAATTTTGCTTCAAG GATCGGACAAGGATGGAGCAAAAGGACACAACAGGGGATCCTAATGCAGACGGGACTGAAGTCAGACTCAGGGAGCTGACATCAAAGTGGTTCATAGAGACTCAAGTGCCACTCATGGTCAACAACGGACTCCTTCCAGCTTGGTTCCTGGGCTTCATCACAAGAAG GGATGCTGAAGAAATTCTTAAAGAAAGGGAGCTTGGCTGTTTCCTGATCCGTCTTAGTGAAAAGGCCATCGGGTACATCCTGTCCTATAG agGCAGGGATCGTTGTCGACACTTTGTGATAAACCAAAATGAAATGGGGCAGTTTGTAGTCTATGGAGACACCGAGGTACACGACACAGTGCCCAGTCTGGTAGATTACTACAAAACAAGCCCCATTGAACCATATGGAGAGTACCTGACAAATTCGTGTTTTGAG GCCCTGGATGAAGACCTATATGATGTTATCCAGATTAGCCCCAAAGAAAAACCTGTTGCTGCTGTCAGCGCTGTGAAGAACAGGCAACGAAAACAGATTAACTCGAGTTTAGATGAGCAGCCTAAACGGCCACCAAAGGGCAACAGGACGCACGAG GAAGGTCCGCCCTTGCCTCGAAGGAGCAGGCACCTCGATAGTGCCACCAACAACGAGCATGAGGGGGTTTTGTACGCCCAGCTCAGGAAGCAGTCGCCAAGGGTTACACCCAGAGACCAACACATGCATCAGGACAGTTTACCCAGACCTAATTCGAGTTCGACTTCCAAGGATCAAATCAATGGCAGATGTAGTCCTCCGTCACATCCAGAATCCGTTTACTCGGAGCTCAGCATCCTAGACAGCAAAAGCAGGTCTCTGCCACTCCTGGACAGCAGTTCTGATGGGGAGCAGTCTTACAGACTGAACGCACCTCCCGACACCCCTCCGAGACTTTCCCCCAGGCCAGTCAGACAAGGTAACGGCAGCAGCTCCCAGTCAGAGAGGACAGACTTGGGCAGCAGACCAAGCAGCAGCCACAGCCTGGACTACTTGAGTGATAATGCAGTTTATCACCTGGCTGGCAGGCCCGGGAGTCCACACACTACGTCCTTTGACACTAGATTGTCAATACCAGAGGAGCGCACAGATTCTGTGTATGCCGAAGTCCCTGGCGAAGCCCCCGCTGACTTCACATATGAGCCGATTCGTGGTCACAAGGAACCAATCAACCCTAAAGCCAGCAGCAACACTTACGAGCCTCTGGAGGACATGAGACGCAAACAGACCAACTCATCCTGGGGATTTAAG AACGACAAATGGAAGTGGCTCTTCCCTgagaacaagaagaaatggtaa